From the Prunus dulcis chromosome 4, ALMONDv2, whole genome shotgun sequence genome, one window contains:
- the LOC117625487 gene encoding uncharacterized protein LOC117625487 produces the protein MARQGLDGTVSHSSIVLLQERFRQLQRAKEMREQRELLRQMLSGSERINVPATHYEPTGLFVQSGGSGGLTDPHYKPPPQGLMYHKPNLQSKHDNFLQVSDDESQVLGNICSSSVSVMNRTNNFDDSDVDTSLHL, from the coding sequence atggCTAGGCAAGGACTTGATGGCACTGTTTCTCATTCTTCCATTGTCCTATTGCAAGAGAGGTTTAGGCAATTGCAGAGAGCAAAGGAGATGAGGGAGCAGAGAGAGCTCTTGAGGCAGATGTTATCTGGATCAGAGAGAATTAACGTTCCAGCCACACATTATGAGCCAACTGGGTTGTTCGTCCAATCTGGTGGCTCTGGTGGCTTGACAGATCCTCATTATAAGCCACCTCCCCAAGGCTTAATGTACCACAAACCTAACTTGCAGAGCAAGCATGATAATTTTCTGCAGGTCTCTGATGATGAGAGTCAAGTCTTGGGAAACATATGTTCAAGTTCAGTATCGGTCATGAACAGAACAAACAACTTCGATGATTCAGATGTTGACACCTCACTTCACCTTTGA
- the LOC117626193 gene encoding heavy metal-associated isoprenylated plant protein 47-like, with the protein MKQKITIEAQIQCDKCRSQAMKIAVAEDGVISVAFQGPNRDKMVITGDGVDAADMAKSLRKKLGYADLVSVEEITEKKA; encoded by the exons ATGAAG CAAAAGATAACCATTGAAGCGCAGATTCAATGCGATAAATGTCGGTCCCAGGCCATGAAGATAGCTGTTGCGGAAGATG GTGTAATATCAGTGGCTTTCCAGGGACCAAACAGAGACAAAATGGTGATAACTGGAGATGGAGTTGATGCCGCGGACATGGCCAAGTCGTTGAGGAAGAAGCTTGGCTATGCAGACTTGGTGAGTGTGGAAGAAATAACTGAAAAGAAAGCTTAG
- the LOC117624646 gene encoding DUF21 domain-containing protein At1g55930, chloroplastic-like, whose translation MALASSILTLPRYNSCSKSWSFMCCNRQTKFPMKVLLQNNRYPFQLGANCIGNSGFRSFLGPRCEGVDLFVNRARLQALADDNESSGSADAVSGSKFDFVKELVKCGIVLAAMVCGVLIYGCRRAFAVEGVVNAGYGVIGQSILLLRNAWPKTLQVLQLFKEQGLILALLLGLSAFFSMAETSITTLWPWKVRELAEKESEDGVFKLLRNDVTRFLTTILIGTTVVNIGATALVTDAATAIFGEAGVSAATGVMTVAILLLTEITPKSVAVHNPTEVARFVVRPVAWLSLVLYPVGRVVTYLSMGMLKILGLKGRSEPYVTEEELKLMLRGAELSGAIEEEEQDMIENVLEIKDTHVREVMTPLVDVVAIDAGATLVDFHDLWVTHQYSRVPVFEQRVDNIVGIAYAMDLLDYVQKGELLESTTVGDMAQKPAYFVPDSMSVWNLLREFRIRKVHMAVVLNEYGGTVGIVTLEDVVEEIVGEIFDENDSKEEIQKKTGYIVMRAEGIFDVDANTSIDQLSEDLNVKMPEGHQYETVSGFICEAFGYIPRTGESIKVVLEKEIEEEIDESNSDNQDKKDKKDKKEKHQIFKIEILAGNARKVGSVRFERIENDAATVETKEVTRLVPKIMKRKWSTDHDSDGTVYDEDSFQKKPQNTISDEHEDNVDNLSIH comes from the exons ATGGCGCTTGCGTCTTCCATTCTGACTCTGCCTAGGTACAATTCTTGCTCGAAATCATGGAGTTTCATGTGTTGCAATAGGCAAACAAAATTTCCCATGAAGGTTTTGCTGCAAAATAATAGATACCCATTTCAATTGGGGGCGAACTGCATTGGTAATAGTGGTTTTAGGAGCTTCTTAGGTCCAAGATGTGAAGGAGTTGACTTGTTTGTTAATAGAGCTCGTTTGCAAGCTCTAGCTGATGATAATGAGAGTTCGGGCAGTGCAGATGCTGTTTCGGGTTcaaagtttgattttgttaaGGAATTGGTGAAGTGCGGAATTGTTTTGGCAGCCATGGTTTGTGGGGTTTTAATTTATGGATGCAGAAGAGCTTTTGCGGTGGAGGGTGTGGTGAATGCAGGCTATGGGGTTATTGGGCAGAGCATATTGTTGCTCAGGAATGCCTGGCCGAAGACATTGCAGGTTCTTCAGCTCTTCAAAGAGCAGGGTTTGATTTTGGCTTTGCTTTTGGGACTCTCGGCGTTTTTCTCAATGGCGGAGACTTCAATTACCACACTGTGGCCCTGGAAG GTGCGTGAGTTGGCTGAGAAAGAGTCTGAAGATGGTGTCTTCAAATTGCTTCGCAATGATGTTACTCGGTTCTTAACAACCATACTTATTGGAACAAC TGTTGTCAATATTGGAGCAACTGCTTTAGTTACAGATGCTGCAACAGCAATATTTGGTGAAGCTGGTGTTAGCGCAGCAACTGGAGTAATGACT GTTGCTATTTTGCTCCTCACTGAAATAACTCCCAAAAGTGTCGCTGTTCACAATCCCACAGAGGTTGCTAGGTTTGTG GTTAGGCCAGTGGCGTGGCTCTCATTAGTATTATATCCTGTGGGAAGAGTTGTTACATATCTATCAATGGGGATGCTAAAAATACTCGGGTTGAAAGGAAGAAG TGAACCGTATGTTACTGAGGAGGAGTTAAAACTGATGCTGCGGGGGGCAGAGTTAAGTGGGGCAATAGAGGAGGAAGAACAG GATATGATTGAAAATGTGCTGGAGATAAAAGATACGCATGTTAGAGAGGTGATGACTCCTCTTGTAGATGTAGTTGCCATAGATGCCGGTGCAACACTAGTTGATTTTCACGACTTGTGGGTAACTCATCAATATTCAAG GGTGCCTGTTTTTGAGCAGCGTGTTGACAATATAGTAGGaattgcatatgcaatggaTCTGTTGGATTATGTTCAGAAG gGTGAGCTACTAGAAAGTACTACTGTTGGGGATATGGCTCAGAAACCTGCTTACTTTGTGCCTG ATTCAATGTCCGTCTGGAATCTTCTTAGGGAGTTTCGCATCCGAAAGGTTCACATGGCCGTGGTTCTTAACGAATATGGTGGAACTGTAGGG ATAGTAACCCTGGAAGATGTCGTTGAGGAAATTGTTGGTGAAATATTTGACGAAAATGATTCAAAA GAGGAGATTCAGAAAAAAACTGGCTACATTGTAATGCGTGCAGAGGGTATATTTGATGTGGATGCAAACACATCTATTGACCAGCTCTCTGAAGATCTAAATGTGAAGATGCCCGAG GGTCATCAATATGAAACAGTATCGGGGTTTATATGTGAGGCATTTGGATATATCCCAAGGACGGGGGAGAGCATCAAAGTAGTCCttgaaaaggaaattgaaGAGGAGATTGATGAGTCCAATTCTGACAACCAGGATAAAAAGGATAAAAaggataaaaaagaaaagcaccaaatttttaaaattgag ATACTAGCAGGAAATGCCAGAAAGGTCGGTTCTGTTCGATTTGAAAGGATAGAGAATGATGCTGCGACAGTGGAGACCAAAGAGGTGACCCGCTTGGTTCCCAAAATCATGAAAAGGAAGTGGAGTACTGATCACGACTCAGATGGTACAGTGTATGACGAGGATTCATTTCAAAAGAAACCACAGAATACAATATCTGATGAACATGAAGACAATGTTGATAATCTCAGTATACATTAG